In Rubripirellula tenax, the following are encoded in one genomic region:
- a CDS encoding 2-keto-4-pentenoate hydratase → MNLDHFAAKQLKDFDRQRPGSSFASPESLLSVEQAYALQFQVALLRQQRGEQVAGYKIGCISRTMQRQLGLDRPVFGHVWQSELHASGSVLHAAKFDGLAIEGEFAVRLADDVPSAQWLRRNAEVLAAGFIVIELHNYVFRGSPDRRAAELISNNAIHAGVVLPVEETPLENSEALSSATFRVLRNGELLGEASGDELEGGPMASVVKLAEHLEKYGRRLLRGQIVLTGSPLPLFRVTVGELIEVQCDQFGKLATVRVEG, encoded by the coding sequence ATGAATTTGGATCACTTTGCCGCCAAGCAACTTAAAGACTTCGACCGGCAACGCCCCGGCAGTTCCTTCGCGAGCCCGGAATCTTTGCTCTCTGTTGAACAGGCTTACGCGTTGCAGTTCCAGGTAGCGTTGCTCCGCCAGCAGCGCGGTGAACAAGTGGCTGGCTACAAGATCGGCTGCATCAGTCGCACGATGCAAAGACAACTCGGCCTTGACCGTCCAGTTTTTGGTCACGTTTGGCAGTCTGAACTGCACGCGTCTGGTAGCGTGCTCCACGCGGCCAAGTTTGATGGACTGGCGATCGAAGGTGAGTTCGCGGTGCGACTGGCGGACGACGTGCCGTCTGCTCAATGGTTACGACGAAATGCCGAGGTTCTCGCGGCGGGCTTCATTGTCATCGAGCTTCATAACTATGTCTTTCGTGGATCACCCGATCGACGTGCGGCCGAATTGATTTCCAACAATGCGATTCACGCTGGAGTTGTGCTTCCCGTCGAGGAGACGCCGCTTGAGAACTCAGAAGCTCTGTCCTCTGCAACCTTTCGCGTCTTGCGAAACGGCGAGCTTCTTGGAGAAGCTTCGGGAGATGAGCTTGAGGGTGGGCCGATGGCCAGTGTCGTTAAGTTGGCGGAACACCTTGAAAAATACGGCCGCCGCTTGCTTCGCGGCCAAATCGTTCTGACAGGCTCCCCATTGCCACTTTTTCGAGTGACGGTCGGCGAACTCATCGAGGTACAATGCGATCAGTTTGGCAAGCTTGCGACAGTGCGCGTTGAAGGCTAG
- a CDS encoding right-handed parallel beta-helix repeat-containing protein, with amino-acid sequence MRFVLTVLVALCLSITAHAVEIHVSPAGSDTNSGAIDAPLATIAAARDALRASQNLGKEPCSVILADGVYYLPETLVLTPEDSGSDEHPVIYRAQNRGGAVLSGGLKLALDWQPWKNGLFQAKTPAGLDIDQLFMDGKQQRMARYPNYDATKKTDAYQGFAADAFSKQRAAKWADPSGGYIHAMHRARWGGYHYRITGKDENGDVTYEGGWQNNRQMGMHESQRMVENIFEELDAPEEWFHDADSNTLYYKPVAGFDLDAAKVEVVRLRHLVEIHGDQKQPVATMKIPDPGNAIADLTLETPETVKAVQRIQFQGLRFAGSRRTFLDTREPLLQSDWTVYRGGAVHLRGTEHVAIEDCDFEELGGNAVFVDGYNRHAVIRGNLFRNNGASDVSFVGSFAAVRSPRFSYLTMPHPLDSVDREIGPKTEEYPADCLVENNLITRCGRIEKQCSGINLSMSSRITVRHNTVFDTPRAAINVCDGTWGGHLIEWNDCFDTVLETHDHGAFNSWGRDRYWHQAGPSGPRHRDDRGKPLISVWMEDDPNSPFWDAYQTTILRNNRMQCDHGWDIDLDDGSTNYQIYHNLCLSGGLKTREGYKRIVRNNVVLAGGYTCNVPYPKPTQDLFESNVLWGGGYSASNPLLWGGVRNRAFMHNPASEGAAPWVAAQSKTQDDADSLYGNAQFVDPVAGDFRVADSSPVLALGFKNFPMEGFGVFSARLEAMAEEPAIVLPGKVEPNEVAKAQKLKVLEAEYKALTTEAELTATGMDSARGILLVNVPASSPMADCGFKSDDVVLEIDGKKASARNFASTMRRLKSGAHQAIVWRGQQMHQFKFNSGTEQ; translated from the coding sequence ATGAGATTTGTATTAACTGTTCTCGTTGCGTTGTGCTTGTCGATCACGGCTCACGCCGTTGAAATTCATGTCAGTCCGGCGGGGTCGGATACCAATTCGGGTGCGATTGACGCGCCGCTGGCCACGATCGCTGCCGCCCGGGATGCTTTGCGTGCGTCACAAAACCTGGGCAAAGAACCGTGCTCAGTCATCTTGGCTGACGGGGTTTATTACTTGCCCGAAACACTGGTTCTGACGCCGGAGGATTCGGGCTCGGACGAACATCCCGTGATCTACCGCGCCCAGAACCGAGGCGGCGCAGTGCTGAGCGGTGGCTTAAAGCTGGCGCTGGATTGGCAACCATGGAAGAACGGTCTTTTCCAAGCGAAAACCCCGGCCGGATTGGATATCGACCAACTGTTCATGGATGGCAAGCAACAGCGGATGGCGAGGTATCCGAATTATGATGCAACCAAAAAGACGGACGCCTATCAAGGCTTTGCGGCAGATGCCTTTTCCAAACAGCGTGCTGCAAAGTGGGCCGATCCGTCGGGCGGTTATATCCACGCGATGCACCGTGCTCGCTGGGGCGGCTATCACTATCGCATTACCGGGAAAGATGAAAACGGCGACGTCACCTATGAAGGCGGTTGGCAAAACAACCGCCAAATGGGCATGCACGAAAGCCAGCGAATGGTGGAAAACATCTTCGAAGAACTGGATGCGCCGGAGGAGTGGTTTCATGATGCCGACTCGAACACGCTGTACTACAAGCCTGTCGCAGGTTTCGATTTGGATGCCGCGAAGGTCGAAGTGGTGCGATTGCGTCATTTGGTTGAGATCCACGGAGATCAGAAGCAACCGGTCGCCACCATGAAGATTCCGGATCCCGGCAATGCGATCGCCGATCTGACGTTGGAAACCCCAGAGACGGTGAAGGCAGTCCAACGGATTCAGTTTCAGGGTTTGCGTTTCGCGGGATCCCGACGCACGTTTTTAGATACCCGCGAACCTTTGCTTCAAAGCGACTGGACCGTCTATCGCGGGGGAGCCGTCCATTTGCGTGGAACGGAACACGTCGCGATCGAAGACTGCGATTTTGAAGAGTTGGGCGGCAACGCGGTGTTCGTTGATGGCTATAACCGGCACGCCGTCATACGCGGGAACCTGTTTAGAAATAATGGTGCGAGCGACGTCAGTTTTGTTGGCTCGTTTGCTGCGGTGCGTTCGCCCCGATTCAGCTATTTGACCATGCCACATCCGCTTGACAGCGTCGATCGGGAAATCGGTCCAAAGACGGAAGAATATCCGGCGGACTGCCTGGTCGAAAACAATCTCATCACCCGCTGCGGTCGGATTGAAAAACAGTGTTCCGGCATCAACCTCTCGATGTCGTCCCGGATCACGGTGCGCCACAATACGGTTTTCGATACGCCGCGCGCGGCGATCAATGTCTGCGACGGCACATGGGGCGGTCACTTGATCGAATGGAACGATTGTTTCGACACCGTGCTGGAAACGCATGATCACGGAGCGTTTAATTCCTGGGGGCGTGACCGCTATTGGCACCAGGCCGGGCCGTCCGGACCCCGACATCGAGACGATCGCGGTAAACCTCTGATTAGCGTTTGGATGGAAGACGATCCGAACTCGCCGTTCTGGGATGCCTATCAGACCACCATTCTTCGCAACAACCGTATGCAATGCGATCACGGTTGGGACATCGACTTGGACGATGGCTCCACCAACTACCAGATCTATCACAACCTGTGTTTGTCCGGGGGCTTGAAGACACGGGAAGGATACAAACGGATCGTCAGAAACAACGTCGTTCTAGCAGGAGGCTACACCTGCAACGTGCCGTATCCGAAACCGACTCAGGATCTCTTTGAATCCAATGTTCTGTGGGGCGGTGGCTATTCGGCTTCCAACCCGTTGCTTTGGGGCGGTGTTAGAAATCGAGCCTTCATGCACAACCCCGCCAGTGAAGGCGCAGCACCCTGGGTCGCGGCCCAGAGCAAAACCCAAGACGATGCGGACAGTCTTTATGGCAATGCGCAGTTTGTGGATCCAGTCGCTGGCGACTTTCGAGTGGCTGATAGTTCTCCTGTGCTGGCACTTGGTTTCAAGAATTTCCCCATGGAAGGATTCGGTGTTTTCTCCGCCCGCTTAGAGGCGATGGCTGAGGAACCCGCGATCGTCTTGCCCGGGAAAGTAGAACCCAACGAAGTGGCAAAAGCGCAGAAACTCAAGGTGCTGGAGGCGGAGTACAAGGCATTAACGACGGAAGCCGAACTGACGGCCACCGGAATGGATTCCGCACGGGGTATCTTGTTGGTCAATGTGCCGGCGTCCAGTCCAATGGCCGACTGCGGTTTTAAGAGCGATGATGTCGTGTTGGAAATTGATGGCAAAAAGGCGTCTGCCAGAAACTTCGCAAGTACCATGCGACGATTGAAAAGCGGCGCGCATCAGGCCATCGTCTGGCGCGGCCAGCAAATGCATCAGTTCAAATTTAACTCTGGGACAGAGCAATAA
- a CDS encoding arylsulfatase encodes MNAAERPNVILVMTDDQGYGDLGCHGNPNLKTPEIDKLYRESIRFTDFHVSPFCTPTRASLMTGQHAGRTGAYRTTGGLSILFPEKKTIANLFADNGYATGMIGKWHLGDNAPQRPQDKGFQDVVWHRCGGIGQSSDHWGNDYFDDTFERVTPGSRIGKFEEFEGYCTDVFFREAIRFVDQNKEKPFFLYLALNAPHGPYRVPPEWEQPYKDNKEIVNSAFYGMIANIDWNMGVFRKRLDEMGLAENTILIFMTDNGTSGGGKFKGQDSQVLAGYNAGMRGKKSSIYEGGQRVPFFIHWPKGDLTGGKDIDTLAAHLDVLPTLAEMCGVQVPDEYDLDGLSLTPLLKGQQDRWTRDHLVIQHHGGRSFSSPLDEPLADTAVLTEKWRLVNSWRETPRHNFKLYDMEQDFSQANDVSSDHPELVKQLKSLYQPFWESVSPVLLDRVSRIDLGNPDQNPTELCSQDWVMEKGYPPFSFGQIKRLPRVVAPWMVDVKEPGRYRLTLRQWPEEANKPVVAVRAKIEIAGMEKEVPVLDKSMGVVMELDLPAGPTELVTYLYDKKGEAGGAYFTEVEFIENKGGE; translated from the coding sequence GTGAATGCAGCTGAACGGCCCAATGTGATTTTGGTGATGACCGATGATCAGGGCTATGGCGATCTCGGATGCCACGGCAACCCGAACTTGAAGACACCGGAGATTGATAAACTGTATCGTGAATCGATTCGGTTCACCGATTTCCATGTCAGTCCGTTCTGCACGCCGACTCGAGCCTCGCTGATGACAGGTCAGCATGCCGGTCGCACGGGAGCCTATCGGACAACCGGGGGCCTCTCGATTCTGTTTCCTGAAAAGAAAACGATCGCCAACCTCTTTGCGGACAATGGCTACGCGACGGGCATGATCGGCAAATGGCACCTTGGCGACAACGCTCCCCAACGTCCCCAGGACAAAGGATTCCAGGATGTGGTTTGGCACCGCTGTGGTGGGATCGGGCAGAGTTCGGACCATTGGGGCAACGACTATTTCGATGACACGTTTGAACGCGTCACGCCGGGCAGTCGAATCGGGAAGTTTGAAGAATTTGAAGGCTACTGCACCGATGTGTTCTTCCGGGAAGCGATTCGGTTTGTGGATCAAAACAAAGAGAAGCCGTTCTTTCTCTATCTCGCCTTGAATGCTCCGCACGGGCCGTATCGCGTGCCGCCGGAATGGGAACAGCCCTACAAAGACAACAAAGAAATCGTCAACTCTGCGTTCTACGGCATGATCGCGAACATCGACTGGAACATGGGCGTTTTTCGCAAGCGTCTTGATGAGATGGGCTTGGCGGAAAACACCATTCTGATTTTCATGACGGACAATGGAACCTCCGGTGGTGGAAAGTTCAAAGGCCAGGATTCTCAGGTCTTGGCCGGTTACAACGCAGGGATGCGTGGCAAGAAATCTTCGATCTACGAAGGTGGGCAACGGGTTCCCTTCTTTATTCACTGGCCTAAAGGCGACCTGACCGGTGGAAAGGACATTGACACACTGGCGGCGCATTTGGACGTGCTTCCAACGCTGGCCGAAATGTGCGGCGTGCAGGTTCCTGACGAATACGATCTGGACGGTCTGTCGTTGACGCCGCTGCTGAAGGGACAGCAGGACCGTTGGACGCGCGATCATCTTGTGATTCAGCATCATGGCGGCCGATCTTTTTCTTCACCGCTGGATGAACCTTTGGCGGACACAGCTGTTCTGACTGAAAAATGGAGGTTGGTGAATTCCTGGCGTGAGACGCCTCGTCACAACTTTAAACTCTACGACATGGAGCAAGACTTCTCTCAGGCCAACGATGTTTCCAGTGATCATCCTGAATTGGTCAAGCAATTGAAATCACTCTATCAGCCGTTCTGGGAATCGGTTTCCCCCGTCCTGCTTGATCGCGTTAGCCGAATCGATTTGGGCAACCCGGATCAGAATCCAACCGAACTGTGTTCGCAGGATTGGGTGATGGAGAAAGGTTATCCGCCGTTTAGCTTCGGACAAATCAAACGGCTGCCACGTGTGGTCGCGCCGTGGATGGTGGATGTAAAAGAACCTGGGCGTTATCGCTTGACGTTGCGGCAGTGGCCCGAAGAGGCGAACAAACCAGTAGTGGCCGTTCGAGCGAAAATCGAAATCGCGGGAATGGAAAAAGAGGTGCCTGTTTTGGACAAGAGCATGGGAGTTGTGATGGAACTCGATCTCCCCGCTGGTCCGACGGAACTGGTGACGTACCTATATGACAAAAAGGGCGAAGCCGGTGGTGCCTACTTTACCGAGGTGGAATTCATTGAAAACAAAGGCGGTGAGTGA
- a CDS encoding sulfatase family protein, with the protein MLIKLLKPVAATHLLLTIFVPLASANNTKPNVVFVFADDLGYGEVQALNPERGLIPTPHLDQLTEEGMVFTDAHTTSAVCTPSRYGLLTGRYAWRTRLQSGVAKGGNPCLIAPDRMTLGHLFQGQGYHTAIFGKWHLDYQYDTSTAPKGATVRKKSKTLYLSGKPIGTRVVDGPLTRGFDHFFGYHHGRSMSSFVEDDRITKEIEIIDVLPELTQSVTDYIDAKAADAKAGKPFFVYFPMSSPHSPVVPSKDWQGKSGLGDHGDFVMQTDASVGDIIKALERNGLTENTILVFSSDNGTSGPASNIEDLKRQGHYSSAHFRGEKTAIWDGGHRVPFILRWPARVQPKSEFNQMISVSDVIATFAELFEVELDDDTAEDSISFLSGLDGKEDPNPRQAIVHHSSSGRFAVRQGDWKLLLAPGSGGATAPTDSQAIRQGLPEMQLYNMKDDVSENTNLVAKYPQKVEALVALLRDYVAEGRSTPGAAQTNDAEIDIMKTHRNQKKERRER; encoded by the coding sequence ATGCTTATCAAGTTACTTAAACCAGTCGCAGCCACCCATTTACTGCTGACGATTTTCGTTCCGCTGGCGAGTGCCAACAACACCAAGCCCAATGTGGTCTTTGTATTCGCGGATGACTTGGGCTACGGCGAAGTGCAGGCGCTCAATCCAGAGCGTGGGCTGATTCCTACACCCCATCTTGATCAGTTGACGGAGGAAGGCATGGTGTTTACCGACGCCCACACCACATCCGCCGTCTGCACCCCGTCTCGATACGGATTACTCACCGGCCGGTATGCCTGGCGAACGCGATTGCAATCAGGCGTCGCCAAAGGCGGCAATCCGTGTCTGATCGCTCCGGATCGGATGACGTTGGGACACCTGTTTCAAGGTCAGGGCTATCACACCGCGATCTTCGGGAAGTGGCATTTGGATTATCAATATGACACCTCAACCGCTCCCAAGGGAGCAACCGTCAGAAAAAAATCTAAAACACTCTACCTTTCGGGTAAACCGATCGGTACACGCGTAGTCGATGGTCCGTTGACGCGCGGGTTTGATCACTTCTTCGGTTATCACCACGGTCGGTCGATGAGCAGCTTTGTTGAGGATGACAGGATCACCAAGGAAATCGAAATCATCGATGTGCTCCCCGAACTCACCCAGTCCGTGACGGATTACATCGATGCGAAGGCCGCGGATGCCAAAGCCGGCAAACCATTCTTCGTCTACTTCCCAATGAGTTCACCACACTCACCCGTGGTGCCGTCCAAGGATTGGCAGGGGAAGAGCGGCCTCGGCGATCATGGCGATTTCGTGATGCAGACCGACGCCTCGGTTGGCGACATCATCAAGGCTCTGGAACGTAATGGGCTAACCGAAAACACAATCCTTGTCTTTAGTTCAGACAACGGGACGTCGGGGCCAGCATCGAATATTGAGGACCTGAAAAGACAGGGGCATTATTCCAGTGCTCACTTCCGCGGCGAAAAAACCGCGATCTGGGATGGCGGTCACCGAGTGCCGTTCATCCTGCGATGGCCCGCACGAGTGCAGCCAAAATCCGAGTTCAATCAGATGATTTCTGTCTCCGATGTGATCGCGACTTTCGCCGAGTTGTTCGAGGTGGAACTCGACGACGACACGGCGGAGGACAGCATCAGCTTTTTGTCAGGGCTTGATGGCAAGGAAGATCCGAACCCGCGTCAAGCGATCGTGCATCACTCGTCGAGTGGTCGTTTCGCAGTTCGTCAGGGCGATTGGAAACTCTTGCTCGCACCCGGATCCGGAGGAGCAACCGCCCCGACCGATTCTCAGGCAATCCGCCAGGGACTACCGGAAATGCAGCTTTACAACATGAAGGACGACGTCAGCGAGAACACGAATCTCGTCGCGAAGTATCCGCAAAAAGTGGAAGCACTCGTCGCGTTGCTGAGGGACTATGTCGCCGAGGGTCGAAGCACCCCTGGTGCGGCTCAGACAAATGATGCGGAGATCGACATCATGAAAACGCATCGGAATCAAAAGAAAGAACGTAGAGAACGATGA
- a CDS encoding sulfatase family protein, translating into MNRIITTTVLSLLAFWHIADASAAKPNIVFILCDDLGYGDVQCLNPEHGKILTPSVDKLAADGMVFTDAHSGSSVCTPTRYGLMTGRYSWRTKHQSGVVQGFAPDLIAEDRPTVASFLKSQGYHTGIIGKWHLNFQYQDPHTGKLLGRGAKKKGTENTNDQKSRGRKRALAPVGSVIPDGPVHRGFDFFHGFHHAGDMKGVIENGTVIKHDAEINMLPRLTRESVKYIEARGTDADESPFFLYVPYGSPHSPILPTKQWQGRSGLGDYADFVMQTDAGVGEITAALDRHGLAENTLVIFSSDNGCSKVAGIPQLAEQGHVVSAGYRGSKSDLWDGGHRVPFVVRWPGMVDAGSTCEQTICLTDFFATVSELTGAPLPAGSAEDSVSFLPALSGKSIVSKREGVIHHSISGHFGYRQGKWKLLLAKASGGWTSPTERQADSSSPIAQLYDMESDPAETTNLYESHPEVAERLLAKLEADVTRGRSTEGLESKNDADDIKLWKSKR; encoded by the coding sequence ATGAACCGAATCATCACTACCACGGTACTGAGCCTTCTGGCGTTTTGGCACATTGCCGATGCATCGGCCGCCAAACCGAACATCGTTTTCATCCTTTGTGATGATCTCGGTTACGGCGACGTGCAATGTTTGAACCCCGAGCATGGAAAGATTTTAACGCCATCGGTGGACAAGCTGGCTGCTGATGGCATGGTCTTTACCGACGCACACTCTGGATCATCGGTCTGCACTCCGACGCGATACGGCTTGATGACGGGGCGATACAGTTGGCGGACGAAACATCAAAGTGGTGTCGTTCAAGGGTTCGCGCCCGATCTGATTGCGGAAGATCGTCCGACCGTCGCCAGTTTCCTGAAGTCCCAGGGCTACCACACCGGGATCATCGGCAAGTGGCATCTTAACTTTCAGTATCAGGACCCCCATACCGGAAAATTGCTGGGCAGGGGGGCAAAGAAGAAAGGCACCGAGAACACCAATGATCAAAAGAGTCGCGGACGCAAACGTGCGCTTGCTCCGGTCGGGAGTGTGATTCCTGATGGCCCGGTCCATCGCGGTTTTGATTTCTTTCACGGGTTTCATCATGCAGGAGACATGAAGGGCGTGATCGAGAACGGCACGGTGATTAAACATGACGCGGAGATCAACATGTTGCCCCGCCTGACCCGTGAGTCAGTGAAGTACATCGAAGCACGCGGCACCGATGCCGATGAATCGCCTTTCTTTCTCTACGTGCCCTACGGCTCCCCACACTCTCCGATTCTTCCCACCAAGCAGTGGCAGGGGCGTAGCGGCTTGGGAGATTATGCGGACTTCGTCATGCAAACCGATGCGGGAGTCGGAGAAATCACTGCGGCGTTGGACAGGCATGGCCTTGCCGAAAATACGCTGGTCATCTTCAGCAGTGACAATGGATGTTCCAAAGTCGCAGGTATTCCTCAGCTCGCAGAACAGGGGCACGTTGTCAGCGCCGGTTATCGCGGGTCCAAATCCGATTTGTGGGACGGCGGGCATCGCGTTCCGTTCGTTGTGCGTTGGCCTGGAATGGTGGACGCAGGCTCAACCTGTGAACAGACCATCTGCTTAACCGACTTCTTTGCCACCGTTTCGGAACTGACCGGTGCACCGTTGCCCGCAGGCAGCGCCGAAGACAGCGTTAGCTTTCTGCCAGCCCTCAGCGGAAAATCGATTGTTTCGAAGCGTGAAGGCGTGATTCACCACTCAATCAGCGGGCACTTTGGATATCGACAGGGAAAATGGAAACTGCTGTTGGCAAAGGCTTCGGGTGGTTGGACCTCTCCCACGGAACGGCAGGCCGACAGTAGCAGCCCGATCGCTCAACTTTATGACATGGAAAGCGATCCGGCGGAAACCACGAACCTTTACGAATCTCATCCTGAAGTGGCGGAACGCTTGCTCGCGAAACTGGAAGCCGACGTCACACGAGGACGCAGTACCGAGGGGCTGGAATCCAAGAATGACGCCGATGACATCAAGCTATGGAAGAGCAAGAGGTAG
- a CDS encoding alpha/beta hydrolase has protein sequence MKTKLLLIALISFVSQRAIADDFAPDREITYKTIGGVELKLHVFEPEGHQASDKTPAIVFFFGGGWSSGTPRQFFQQARTLADEGMVAFSAEYRVKKRNKTTPFESVKDAKSAVRWIRIHAAELGIDPQRIAASGGSAGGHVAACTGLIEGEEEEGEDLTVSSVPNAMLLFNAVLDTTDKGFGRSRIGADRDTDISPCHHVRPGIVPTLVLHGTKDRTVPFENAERFTRLMKAAGNQCQLEAFENQEHGFFNSTFFRPKIKDTSVYEQGMQKCCAFLTTLGYLNGTMKTTRAEP, from the coding sequence TTGAAGACAAAGCTCTTATTGATTGCACTGATCTCGTTTGTCAGTCAACGTGCAATCGCCGATGACTTTGCGCCCGATCGCGAGATCACTTACAAGACAATTGGTGGCGTTGAATTGAAGTTACATGTTTTTGAACCGGAAGGTCACCAAGCCAGCGACAAGACTCCGGCCATCGTCTTCTTTTTTGGTGGCGGCTGGTCCAGCGGAACTCCAAGACAGTTTTTCCAGCAAGCTCGAACACTTGCGGACGAGGGCATGGTCGCCTTCTCGGCGGAATATCGCGTGAAGAAACGGAACAAGACCACTCCGTTTGAATCAGTCAAAGACGCCAAGTCGGCGGTGCGCTGGATTCGCATCCACGCAGCGGAACTTGGCATTGATCCGCAACGGATCGCAGCATCGGGCGGATCCGCAGGTGGCCATGTCGCCGCTTGCACCGGACTGATTGAAGGTGAAGAGGAAGAGGGTGAAGACCTGACGGTCAGTTCCGTGCCCAACGCTATGCTTTTGTTCAATGCCGTCTTGGATACAACGGATAAAGGCTTCGGACGGTCCAGGATTGGCGCTGATCGCGACACGGACATCTCCCCCTGTCACCATGTCCGACCCGGCATCGTGCCGACGTTAGTGTTGCATGGAACAAAAGACAGAACGGTCCCGTTTGAGAACGCGGAACGATTCACGCGATTGATGAAAGCGGCGGGAAACCAGTGCCAGCTTGAGGCCTTTGAAAACCAGGAGCACGGATTCTTCAATTCGACTTTCTTCCGGCCCAAAATTAAAGACACATCAGTTTACGAGCAAGGGATGCAGAAGTGCTGCGCATTCCTAACCACGCTGGGCTATCTGAACGGAACAATGAAAACAACAAGAGCTGAACCATGA
- a CDS encoding arylsulfatase, producing MKYLITLVLLLSSSRVVFSAEQPAVKPNAKPNIIYIMTDDQGYPVVGAHGHPWIRTPELDKMYAQSMRFDRFMMGSTCAPSRAGIMTGVHSIKNGVTHTIYERERLNLKAITIPQVLKPAGYTSGYFGKWHLGDEAPYQPESRGFDEVFIHGAGGIGQAYPGSCADVPGNTYFNPVIKHNGTFVKTHGYCTDVFFKATLGWIESVKDSGEPFFAYLSTNAPHSPFIAPPEYQKRFEDLGFNKSAAGFYGMVEHVDDSLGQMFQQLEAWGLLENTIVIFTSDNGTTTKGCGLKGKAGRPQVKLGTDVEGNPMMSYNAGMKGLKGTVEEGGVRVPFFVRWDGVIKEGRTIDKAVSYLDILPTLADFAGAELPSSQAFEGRSLKPLMLEKDPAWEDRFLFQHVTRWNHGDSPDNWKWKSYSVRSQRFRLVEDALYDMEKDPGQHNDVAADHSELVSEMKDAYEQFWDESRPLMINDGVPLAEERPFQVDYKAQKENAGIPDWKSPAFAWKESYTGGPTGIEKTEPGSKRERKAKSRTRRKKEQD from the coding sequence ATGAAGTATCTTATCACTCTTGTCTTGCTGTTAAGCTCTTCGCGCGTGGTCTTTTCCGCAGAGCAACCCGCCGTAAAGCCTAACGCAAAACCCAACATCATCTACATCATGACCGATGATCAGGGTTACCCGGTTGTTGGTGCGCACGGGCATCCGTGGATACGGACGCCGGAGCTGGACAAGATGTATGCCCAGTCCATGCGCTTTGACCGCTTCATGATGGGATCGACCTGTGCTCCCAGTCGGGCCGGTATCATGACTGGGGTTCATTCGATTAAGAACGGAGTCACGCATACGATCTATGAACGTGAGCGGTTGAACCTGAAAGCCATCACGATTCCGCAGGTGTTGAAACCGGCTGGTTACACGTCGGGCTATTTCGGCAAATGGCACCTGGGCGATGAGGCACCGTATCAGCCGGAAAGCCGTGGGTTCGACGAGGTGTTCATTCACGGCGCGGGCGGTATTGGCCAGGCCTACCCGGGTTCATGCGCGGATGTGCCGGGCAACACCTATTTCAACCCGGTGATCAAACACAACGGTACCTTTGTAAAGACGCATGGTTATTGCACGGATGTCTTCTTCAAAGCGACCCTGGGCTGGATTGAGTCCGTCAAGGATTCCGGAGAGCCATTTTTTGCCTATCTATCGACGAATGCTCCGCACAGTCCTTTCATCGCTCCACCAGAATATCAAAAGCGTTTCGAGGACTTAGGCTTTAACAAGTCTGCCGCCGGCTTTTACGGGATGGTCGAGCATGTCGACGATTCGTTGGGCCAGATGTTTCAACAACTGGAGGCGTGGGGCTTGCTGGAAAACACGATCGTCATCTTTACCTCCGACAACGGTACAACCACCAAGGGTTGCGGGCTGAAAGGAAAAGCGGGACGCCCGCAGGTAAAACTCGGTACCGATGTCGAGGGCAATCCCATGATGTCTTACAACGCGGGGATGAAGGGTCTGAAAGGAACCGTGGAAGAAGGCGGTGTTCGGGTTCCGTTCTTTGTCCGTTGGGATGGTGTGATCAAAGAAGGCCGCACCATCGACAAGGCCGTTAGCTATCTCGACATCCTACCGACCCTGGCGGACTTTGCGGGAGCAGAACTTCCATCCAGTCAGGCATTTGAAGGCAGGAGCCTGAAACCTCTGATGCTGGAAAAAGACCCGGCTTGGGAGGATCGTTTTCTGTTTCAACACGTGACGCGTTGGAATCACGGGGACAGTCCTGACAATTGGAAGTGGAAAAGTTATTCCGTGCGCAGCCAGCGTTTCCGGCTGGTCGAAGACGCGTTATACGACATGGAAAAAGACCCCGGCCAGCACAACGATGTGGCTGCGGACCACTCCGAGCTTGTGTCGGAAATGAAAGATGCCTACGAGCAATTCTGGGACGAGTCACGCCCGCTGATGATCAATGATGGCGTGCCTTTGGCGGAGGAACGCCCATTCCAAGTCGATTACAAGGCACAGAAAGAAAACGCTGGCATTCCTGACTGGAAATCGCCCGCATTCGCGTGGAAGGAGTCTTACACCGGTGGGCCAACCGGAATTGAGAAAACAGAGCCGGGAAGCAAGCGAGAACGAAAAGCCAAGTCGAGAACGAGGCGAAAAAAAGAACAGGACTGA